One genomic region from Augochlora pura isolate Apur16 chromosome 7, APUR_v2.2.1, whole genome shotgun sequence encodes:
- the LOC144472550 gene encoding pyridoxal phosphate homeostasis protein gives MYTYFYQRIRNIANMATVAENLKIVQNKISVASAKRPSKYQNFEPCLVAVSKLQSHNLILAAYEAGQKHFGENYVNELVEKGHHPDILAKCSDIHWHFIGHLQRNKVTKLLAVPNLYVIETVDNEKLSSALNTSWPKFRKQDELKLKVMVQVNTSKEEGKSGCQISEVCSLVKYIRDNCKNLEFIGLMTIGMYGYDTNEGPNPDFLQLQECKYDLSKELGIDPAEIKLSMGMSNDYEQAVELGSTNVRVGSAIFGERPKKNA, from the exons atgtatacatatttctacCAGAGAA ttcgaaatattgcaaatatggCTACAGTagcagaaaatttaaaaatagtgcagaataaaatttcagttgCATCAGCTAAAAGACCATCG aaatatcaaaattttgaACCATGCCTGGTTGCAGTGAGTAAATTACAGTCTCATAATTTGATTCTAGCTGCATACGAAGCTGGTCAAAAACATTTTGGTGAAAATTATGTGAATGAGTTAGTAGAAAAAGGACATCACCCTGATATTTTAGCAAAATGCAGCGATATACATTGGCACTTCATTGGTCATTTACAACGAAATAAAGTGACCAAATTATTAGCCGTACCAAATTTATATGTGATCGAAACAGTAGACAATGAAAAACTTTCGTCAGCTTTGAATACTTCGTGGCCCAAGTTTAGAAAACAGgatgaattgaaattaaaagtgaTGGTACAAGTTAATACAAGTAAAGAAGAAG gAAAAAGTGGTTGTCAAATTTCAGAAGTTTGTTCTCTTGTGAAATATATTAgagacaattgtaaaaatttggaatttatcGGACTTATGACGATAGGAATGTATGGATATGATACAAATGAAGGGCCAAATCCTGATTTTCTGCAGTTGCAAGAATGTAAATATGATCTTTCCAAAGAACTGGGAATTGATCCAGCAGAAATAAAGTTATCCATGGGAATGTCAAATGATTATGAGCAAGCg GTGGAGTTGGGCAGTACAAATGTGAGAGTGGGTAGTGCAATTTTTGGAGAGCGACCAAAAAAGAATGCTTAA